TTGATGGCTTGGCTGGAACGTTGGGCATGCTTACCACTTCTGTTTTTGGCACCTATTTTCTTATGGCTAACATGCCGGCTTATGCGGTGTTGTCCTTTTCCATGACGGGAAGTTTATTGGCCTTCTTGATTTTTAATTACAATCCCGCTAAAATTTTTATGGGCGATACAGGCTCGCTGTTACTAGGTCTGGTCAATGCTATATTGGCCATAAAGTTTATCAGCGTAGCCGATAGCACTAATGTGTTATTGCCTATGGAATCAGCAGTAGCTATTGGCTTTTCCATATTGATGGTGCCATTGTCCGATACCTTGCGCGTGTTTTCCATTCGCATTTTGCGTGGACGTTCGCCTTTTACTCCTGATCGGCATCATATCCATCATTTGTTGTTAGACAGGGGGCTTAACCATAAATACATCACCCTGTGCTGCCTATTGGTGAATGTATTTTTTATTGCCTTGGCTTACTTTAGCAGAGGGTTAGGGCCTACCTATACATTATTATTACTTTGTACAGTAGCCACCGTAATGTTAGCCGCTTTACTTCTATTGAAAAAACCAGTGGCGGAAACTGCTGCATCGGCCAAACCTAAATCTAACGCTTTGGCTGTGCATACCAAGGTTGTTCCTATTACAAAAGAAACTGCAATAGCCGAAAATGAATAGGCTTTGATGTGCAATTAACGCTGCAAAATCTTGGCTCTTTTAGTAGCTTTGCGCTACTTAAAATTCTAATGGTATGTCAGAAGATGTGTCGCGTACATTGAATACTGCGCAGGACTCAATGAATAGGGCTATTAATCACCTGGAAGCTGAGTTGGTTAAAATCAGAGCAGGAAAAGCTAATCCTCAAATGTTGGATGGCATTATGGTTGATTATTACGGATCGCCGGTTCCCATCAGCCAGGTAGGTAATATCAGTACGTTGGATGCCCGCACATTAACGATCCAACCTTGGGAAAAAAATATGCTGCAGCCAATAGAAAGAGCCATCATTGCTTCTAATATTGGAATCAATCCTCAAAACGATGGGGTGATTATCCGTCTTTTTCTGCCGCCACTTACAGAAGAACGTCGTAAAGAACTGGTAAAACGCAGCCAAGGCGAGGGTGAACATGCAAAGGTGGCCATTCGTAATATTCGCCGCGATGCCATTGAAGGCATTAAAAAACTACAAAAGAACGGTTTGAGTGAAGACGCGGCTAAGGACGCTGAAGCCGATGTGCAGGATATAACTAATAAGTTTATTGCCAAGGTGGATAAACATCTAGAGGCTAAAGAAAAAGAGATCATGTCTATTTAAGCCCTGTTTGTTAAAAACACTCCTCCTAATATTACTGCCAGGCAGCTTATTTGAATAAGGGTTACATTCTCTTTCGCTAAAAGGCCCCAAAAGATGGCCACAATGGGAATGGCGTAAGTAACCAGAGATGCAAATAAGCCGCCTGCTTTTTTTATCAGAATATAGAAAAGCAAAGTAGCTATAGCGCTGCCTACCACACCTAGCAGTACCGCATATAGCATTGATACACGGGCTCCTTCATCATAAATTGCCATAGACACCATCTCTTGTTGCCATAATATAATTCCAGCAATCAAGCTCATAAAAGCCAGTGATACGGTAGCCATGTGAAACGGATCAACACCTTTCAAGTATTGAGTAACCACATTGACATTCAGTCCGTACATAATGGTGGCCAGTAAAATGAGTAAAGCATACCCAACATTATTAAGACTGATGCCTCCCTTGGATAGGCTTAGTAGTAATAAACCAACAAAACCCAGTACCACACCAAGTATTTTGTTGCGGGGCACTTTGGCTTTAAAAGAAATGACGCTGATTACAATAACAAATAAGGGCGTCAATGAGTTAAGAATACCCGCTAACGCGCTATCAATCTTTTTTTCAATAGCTATGGCAAATAGAAAAGCTGGTAGCAGGTTGCCTAACAGGCCCGAAAGAGCTACAACTGGAATTTTACGTTTGGGTATTTTAACGATATGAAACAGGGCAAAAGGAAAGAAGATCAGGCCGGCTGAGAAAATACGAAGCGCCCCAATCTGGTAACCATTTAAGTGCTCTTTGCTCAATTTCATCAATATGAAGGAACTGCCCCAGATAAGGGATAGTAAAACGAAAAGGCTCCAGTTGATTAGTTTTTGGTTCTTCATAAATCCCTGCAAAAGTGCAACGGGAAAAGATTAGATTAGAATAAATTTTCTGTATGATCCGGTTAGATGACCTCTCTACAAAGGCTCCAAAGGAACTGGATAAAAGCCAAATAAAAGAAGAAACCCAGGGATTGTTGGATAGACTAAGTGAATTACAAAACCGGTTGTATGCCGGTAGTAAATATGCCGTACTGGTTATTTTTCAGGGTATGGATGCCAGTGGTAAAGATGGCGCCATCAAGAAAGTGCTCGGCTTTTTAAATCCCATGGGGGTACGTGCTTTTCCATTTAAGGCACCTACAGATGAAGAAAAAGCACACGATTTTTTATGGCGGATACATCAAAAAATACCTGCCAAAGGCATGATTCACGCTTTTAACCGTAGCCATTATGAGGATGTATTGATCACCCGGGTGCATGGCTGGTGTGATGATGCAACAGCTAAAAAGCGGTTTGCAGATATTAATCATTTTGAACAGCTTT
This genomic interval from Flavisolibacter tropicus contains the following:
- a CDS encoding PPK2 family polyphosphate kinase encodes the protein MIRLDDLSTKAPKELDKSQIKEETQGLLDRLSELQNRLYAGSKYAVLVIFQGMDASGKDGAIKKVLGFLNPMGVRAFPFKAPTDEEKAHDFLWRIHQKIPAKGMIHAFNRSHYEDVLITRVHGWCDDATAKKRFADINHFEQLLQHNGTVIFKFYLHVSRKEQQERLEERVEDPRKMWKHDVADQEEAKHWDTYIKMYEEVIENCQVAPWVIVPADQNWYKEYLVAKTITEGLEALNLKYPENPL
- a CDS encoding MraY family glycosyltransferase, which codes for MLHVLLTASVAFIITFFAIPAIITVAEQKKLFDIPDARKLHTRPIASLGGIGIFSGFFLASLLGISVKAYPEFQFFFAAATMIFFIGINDDMIVMSPMRKFIGQVVAAAVLIHLGEIRITSMHGLFGLEQLPDAVSLAFSYMTIIVIINAFNLIDGIDGLAGTLGMLTTSVFGTYFLMANMPAYAVLSFSMTGSLLAFLIFNYNPAKIFMGDTGSLLLGLVNAILAIKFISVADSTNVLLPMESAVAIGFSILMVPLSDTLRVFSIRILRGRSPFTPDRHHIHHLLLDRGLNHKYITLCCLLVNVFFIALAYFSRGLGPTYTLLLLCTVATVMLAALLLLKKPVAETAASAKPKSNALAVHTKVVPITKETAIAENE
- a CDS encoding DMT family transporter, which gives rise to MKNQKLINWSLFVLLSLIWGSSFILMKLSKEHLNGYQIGALRIFSAGLIFFPFALFHIVKIPKRKIPVVALSGLLGNLLPAFLFAIAIEKKIDSALAGILNSLTPLFVIVISVISFKAKVPRNKILGVVLGFVGLLLLSLSKGGISLNNVGYALLILLATIMYGLNVNVVTQYLKGVDPFHMATVSLAFMSLIAGIILWQQEMVSMAIYDEGARVSMLYAVLLGVVGSAIATLLFYILIKKAGGLFASLVTYAIPIVAIFWGLLAKENVTLIQISCLAVILGGVFLTNRA
- the frr gene encoding ribosome recycling factor; the encoded protein is MSEDVSRTLNTAQDSMNRAINHLEAELVKIRAGKANPQMLDGIMVDYYGSPVPISQVGNISTLDARTLTIQPWEKNMLQPIERAIIASNIGINPQNDGVIIRLFLPPLTEERRKELVKRSQGEGEHAKVAIRNIRRDAIEGIKKLQKNGLSEDAAKDAEADVQDITNKFIAKVDKHLEAKEKEIMSI